TTTTCTATCTTTAGGAAATTGTGGTTACCTTTATTGTTTGAGCATATTTTTTGATAATTCGATTGCAAAAGCCAATCATTTACACTGATATCTTGTGATTCAACACCTGAATCTGAGTATAGAGAGATTTCAATGACACTCAATTTGGAAAGTAGTAAAAATTTTATTCAACAGTAGGAAAAGTTTTTTGTCATATAATGAAAAAAAAATGGTATTGAAAGATATTTTTCCGGCGGAGGTAGAACATCAAGATTAAGTAATATTTCAATAAACTTCTTGTCTGTTTTTTGAAAATAATGCATAGTAATGCTGATGAATCCTGCTCAGTGAAATTCTTCACAAAGATGAAAATTATCGAATAAAGACTCTGAAAAGGAGGAGTCAGATGTGCCGTTTTAGTCACATATTTCGGTTTTCTATCTTTTTTATTTCATCTTTATTACTTTTAATGCCTCCTGCCCTATCTCATAGTAAAAAAATCACATATTCACCGAGTCTCACTGATTCCATTACAAGAATATCAATATCACCTTTTTCCAAATATCTCAAATTGGGGAAAAAGCAAAGATTTAGAATCAAACTAAGGGGCTTGGATAATCTGTCCTCAGAGAGTAAAGAGAGGATAAAGGATATCAAGAGAAGCTTCAAATGGTCAGTAAATGGGATTGAAGGTGGGAATGGTAAATATGGTAAAATCGACAGAAAAGGCAAATACCGTGCGCCTAAAAAGATAACCGGTAATAATCGTATTATCGTTGCGGCATACAGCCCTGATTTAGGATTGGAGAGCCCTGATGCAGTTGTAATTCTTGTTAAAAAGAAAACAGGTAAAGGACGCCTATATATCAAAGCAAGGTGGATGTCAAAGGGGAACAAACGCGCTCTACAGGGAGAAATCCCTGAAGAGGTAAAAAAAGTAAAAGGCATATTGAAAGATGGCAAAATAGTGATTGAGGAGAAGTTGGTAGATGTAAATGAAAGAAAGATAGAATTTTCATCTGTCCCTCTTGGCAGGGTATATACGGTTATCCTTCAAGGTATTGATGAAAACGGTGCTGTAATCTATGAGGGAGTCCATAAGAATGTGAAACCAAGACTCCCTGACAAAAAGCCAAAACCTATTGTTATTGTCTTGAAGACGAAGGAAGGAGAGATAACGATTTCCAATATAACACCGCAGATTGAGAAGATTACCGCAGGGGGCAAACAGAAATTTGAAGCAAAGCTCATAGGTGCATTCGACCCTGAAGGTGATGCAATAAAATGGTCAGTTGTAGGCGGTGCGACCGAAGGTCCCATTGGAAATATCACCCAGAAGGGACTTTATACAGCGCCGACAACTACATTATCCCCCATTACTGTAACGATTAGAGCTTCTTGGCGCGAGGATGAGAGGAAATTTTCGGAATATAGTTTTCAGGTTGTGCCAAATGTTTCAGTTTCTATTTCTCCTTCTTCCACCAGTGTTGAGTCAGGTGGGAAGGTTCAATTCACTGCTTTGGTTACAGGTGCGTCAGATACGGGTGTTTCTTGGACAGTGGAAGGAGGCGCAGTTAATGGGGCAATAGATGATACAGGACTTTATACGGCTCCTCAGGTTGAAGTAACGAAGACTATCAACGTGCATGCAACAAGTGTTGTTGATACATCCAAATATTCAGAAGCTCAGGTCATAGTAAAGCCATTGCCACCTCAGGTTGTAGCAGTATATCCAACTGGAGATGCTATAGGAGTGCCGGTAGATACGGTTATTTCAGCTACATTCAGCAGAAAGATGGATAGTTCAACAATAGATTCTTCATCATTTATGATAAATGGAATTACAGGTACTATTTCAACCAAAGGGAATACAGTGCTTTTTTATCCAAACAATGAGCTTGAATATGAAAAAGTTTATACAGTTACAATTTTTAGCACTATTAGAGATATAAATGGTATTCCATTGGAGAAAAATTATAAATGGTCCTTTTCAACAACAGGCCAGCTTTTTGTATCAGATGCTAATACCTTAAGAATTTGTAGTATAAACAATTTTTCAAAAAACAAAGAGATAAAGATTTCATTATCTACAGAAGGTGGATATGAATATGGATACCATATGACAATGGATAATATAAATAAACGATTATTTGTTATTAATGGAGGCAACGGCATTGAGATATTTGATTTTGCTTCAGGAGAAATAATAAATTGGTCTGCTACAGGAGGATCTCCTTTGGGAGTAACAGTGCAGAATGATGGAAAAATCATTGTAGTAGATGAACTAACTGAAGATATGAATCGTTATAACCCAGATCTTAGCTTTCTTGACGATAATGATTATTATAAATTTGACGATCCTGAAGGTGTTGCTTACGACTCATATCATAACCGTATTTATGTTGCAGAACAAAATGATGACAAGATCTTTATATTTAATGGAACAACTTTAGCTCATATAAACACTGTAAATGTTGACCCAGATAATGCAGACGCACCTTATTGGTTGGTAGTAGATGGAGCTGTAAACCGTCTTTTTGTACTTTCCGATGATTATAGTGGTATTTTTGTGTATGATATTATTTCAAATGGAAACGATCTTAAATTTAATAAAAAAATTCCTTCTTCAGGTGATTGCTATGGTACATTAGCTTTAAGCAAAACAGACCATAAGCTTTTTGCGGTAAATTACTGTAATGATACAGTTGAAGTCTTCAGTACAGAAAGTCTCAATTTTCTCGGAACAGTTCCTGTCTCATGTACTGGAACAGATCCTTTGATGATTGCAGCTGGAGGCTCTATTCCTGAACCTCCCCCTCAGACTGTATTTACAGGCACGCTTTTTGCTGAATCGTTCAGCGGCTCTACAAGTGACAGCGAGGCAACTGCAGTCCGTCAGACATCAGATGGCGGATATGTTGCAGTTGGCAGAAGCTATTCACCAGCTACAGCCGGTGATATATTCGTAATGAAACTCGATTCCAATGGTTCGATAAATTGGCAAAAGATATTGGATTCATCTTCATGGGATTATGCGAACGATGTTATCGAAAGTTCCGATGGCGGTTATGTCGTAGGGGGCTATACTACAGCCGGTCCAGCCAGTCATAATGCATTATTGGCAAAATTGGATTCCAATGGAAATGTTCAGTGGTCTAATGTCTATGGAGGAAGCGAACAAACTGAAATAAAAAGCGTCCGTGAAACATCAGATGGCGGCTATATTGCCGTGGGAAGAGCTAATGACAGCACCTTCTGGTTAGCGTGGGCTTTAAAAGTAGATTCAAATGGGATACCTGAATGGCACACGTATCTATTGTCAACTGCAGAGAGCGAACTAAATTCTGTAATTGAAGATTCTGGTGGAAATTATGTTGCTGTGGGAAATGCTATTGAAAATGGAGTGAGAAATGTTTGGATTGTCAAATTTGGACCTTTTGGAAGTAGCACTCTAACATCCTATAACATTACAAGCGATGATTGGGGATATTCAATAGACAAGACATTGGATGGCGGCTACATAATTGCAGGACAAAGCTTTTCCTGGAATGGCTTATTGATGAAAGTAAATCCTGATTTCTCAACAGCTTGGCAGAAGAGTTATGGAGGAAGCGGTTTTGACAGATTTTATTCTGTGAGACAGACAACTGATGGTGGATATGTAGCCGTTGGGTATTCATCCTCTTTTTCTTCTGCAGGAGATAATTCTGCATGGATGATAAAGGTTGATGCATCTGGGAATGTATTATGGCAGAAAGAATATTTCTCTCCATTATCCATTCTGGGTGAGGTCTTTCATTCTGTCGAAATGACCGTAGATGGAGGTTTTATTGTAGCTGGTGCAGGCGATATAGCAGGTAATGATACACAAGAACCGTGGGTACTTCATCTTGATAATAATGGCAATGCAAAAAATGGTTGCATTTTTGATGTGTTGACGACGAATCTGAGTGTTTTGGACCATACAGCGTCTATATCTTCTGGTGTCAGTTCTTTAGAAGGGAGTCTTGGTGAAGTAAATAATATTGTACTTTCAGAAAGCAGCTATTCATTGACTGCCAATGATTCATGTGCGACAACTTATTAATTCTATGTTTTGCACACTCATTTGTTGTTTTTCATAGCTTTAATCAAAGTGTAAATAGTTCAAATGGAAGTTCAAATTTAATCGTCTTTTCATTTCCCACTTCGAGATTTAAAATATGATGGAACTTTATGTCCATCTATCATTTTGCTTACTCAATTCTTATATACGCCAGTAAATAGCAATTCCCTGCAATTAAGTTTCTCCTGTTGGTTTACGCCAGATATTGTGTCGGATGACAGGTCTATTGTTGATTCCGATGTAGCTGGCCAATAGGGGCACTCTCTTATTATTGGATACTGGACAGTCGACGGCACGATTGATATACAGTATCACGACTCCTATATGGAAAGCAATTTTCCTGTCAATGCAAGCCAATGGTATCATAGTGTTGTGAATTTCGTTTCGGCAGGAGGAGGTGTGGTAACAGGTGAATGGATTGTATGGAGTATAGGAGCAGCAGGCGCACATTCAGGTCTTGAACCGATTATTCCAGTAACTTATGCCGGAAGCTATATCACCAATACTACAACGCCAAATACTCATACACAGGCAACAGCTGACTCTGTGCTAAACAATGGTCTTTCCTATTGCTTCAGTTTTTATATGGATAATTTAGGCGGTTCTGAATCCTGTCTTACAACAAAGAGCAGTGCTTCTACATTTTATACGAGTGACCATGGGGGCTCATACTGCCCATCGGGAAATACGGGAGCGGCATGCTGGAATTACGCCAGCGGCAGAGTGATTAGTTTTTCAACATTGATTTCCTCTCTTGAATTATCAGACCCCTATTACACAACGCTCTTTGTCAATTCCGTAGAATGGGCAGGAAAATGGTAAGAGAATAACCTTTAAAAATCTTGTGATTTTCATTTTCTCAAGCAAAAATAAAAAAATCATTCAAATTCCATTTTAAATCAAAAGAGTATGTTTTATTTTTAAACCTGATTATCCTTTTAATGGATTTTTCTTGAATTTTTAAAGTGCCCTCTTGACTATAATTTTTTCATATTCTATTTAACAGGCAAGACATAAGCATTGGAGAGTTGGTAACGCTTTGAATCGTAAGATTATTTTTTTGGAAAATTAATCTTTTTCTTTTGATATGCCGAAATTTCAAGTGCTTATTTTGGTATGGCAGAAGATATTTGGAGATAAGAAATCTTTATTGGATAAACAACAAATTTAGCGGAGTAATTGGGTGTATAAAGGCAAAACGGTTTCAGTAATTCTTCCTACCTATAATGAGAAGGATTCAATAAGGCAGGTTATCAATGATTTTTTTGATACCGGTTATGTTGATGAGGTGGTTGTCGTCAATAATAATGCCGCTGAGGGAACAGAAGAAGAAGTAAATAAAACACAAGCCAGACAAATCTTTGAAAAAAAACAGGGCTATGGATATGCTACCCAACGAGGACTTGCCGAAGCCAAAGGAGACCTTTTAGTTATTTGCGAACCTGATGGGACATTTATTGCCCATGACATAATCAAACTGCTTGCTTATTCTGAGGATTTTGATGTCGTTTTTGGGACGAGGACGACTTCAAAAATGATTCTTGAAGGAGCAAATATGGGATTTTTCCTGAGACTCGGCAATTGGGCTGTGGCGAAAATGATGGAAGTTCTCTTTCTTACAAGCGCTTTGACAGATGTAGGATGTACGATGCGACTTCTTTCAAGAAATGCTTATGAAAAGATAAAGGACCAATTTACAATAGGAGGCTCGCACTTTGGTCCAGAATTGATGTGTCTTGTAATAATAAATAAAATAAGTTTTATGGAGATACCTGTAAAATATGCTCCCCGTGTTGGAAAATCGTCAGTAACAGGTGATAAAGTTGTTGCTTTTTTCTTGGGGCTTAAGATGATTTCACTTATTATAAAGTATAGAATTAAAAGTCTCTTTTCATTAAAGAAGGGTTGACCACCAATTTATGCCTCTTTTTAATTGGTTTCATATAGGAAGCAATTACCTTTTCAGTAAAAATCCGCTCTACTTGATTTTTCAGATTACATCGAGGTGCAATTCAAGATGTCTCACCTGTTTCAATTGGAAAATTCTTGATGAAGAGAAAGGAAGAAATGACCTTTCATTAGATGAAATAGAGAAAATTTCTGAAAATTATGGACCACTTTTACAATTGACTATTGGCGGCGGAGAGCCTTTT
This genomic stretch from Candidatus Schekmanbacteria bacterium harbors:
- a CDS encoding glycosyltransferase family 2 protein translates to MYKGKTVSVILPTYNEKDSIRQVINDFFDTGYVDEVVVVNNNAAEGTEEEVNKTQARQIFEKKQGYGYATQRGLAEAKGDLLVICEPDGTFIAHDIIKLLAYSEDFDVVFGTRTTSKMILEGANMGFFLRLGNWAVAKMMEVLFLTSALTDVGCTMRLLSRNAYEKIKDQFTIGGSHFGPELMCLVIINKISFMEIPVKYAPRVGKSSVTGDKVVAFFLGLKMISLIIKYRIKSLFSLKKG